Below is a window of Lepisosteus oculatus isolate fLepOcu1 chromosome 8, fLepOcu1.hap2, whole genome shotgun sequence DNA.
ATTGGCGTAGCACTGATACTAAAGGAACACATAACTGATTCACAGCGTCTATGCTGGCCTCTGACTGGAACCAGGAAAAAAGGTTTTTGCTGAAAAAagtgctttatactgtaaaaaaaatgaagaataatTTGCCATGAGTAAGGCTTCACCAATCTCCAGTTTACATTCAACTCCTCTTCCCATTCCTGAAGTGTAATTGGAAATTGGAAGCAAACAAGGgccgggaaagtgcacagagatTGGACTGGCATGGTCAATCCAGTTGAGTGCTTTCAATGCTTGCTTGTGTCAGAGTCTCAGTACTTGTGTCCATGGAGGCAGCTGATTGCTGGGAAGGCAGAGGGGAGCGTTTCATCACCTGCACTCCACTGCAACTGTGTTCTGGGTGGGAGAGGCCGAGGACGGGCTCATTCCTGTATCGGAGGAACCGGACGATGTGGACGCCGTCGTGTGAGAAACTGCCAACAGCAAAATCAGTTAAATTACAACCTAAACTGGAAGATCAGTGATCGCTTTCTTTTTCACGATAGTCCTTCAATAAAGCACACTAGGCACTGTCTTCAATTAACAAAAGACAGGCGCATCAGCAGAGCTTTCGAGACGCAACAGGCCTTCAGAGTGCAGGTTCCTCAAGGCAGTTTGAGAATTAAAGCAAAGAACATATCAGACTTAACTGTGAAGTATTATTTATAGATATGCGTTTGGTTCATGCTAGCTCAAGTGGAATAAAGAGCAATCTTAccttctctttctttcttttttaatctttttcgtCTCCTGTCAATGGAAGCCACCTCTGACTTGAGTGACATATAGTACTTCCTTATTTCCTGCAGTTTGTCTTGCAGGAAGGTGATCCTTTCTGTACTTGTCATACTGTCCAGTTCCGCTGTACCAACAAAAGTTTTGAGAGATTCTTATTCTATGGCTTAGACATACTATAACAATCAACATTACACAATgcagtgtgttttcttttatcttCAGTATACACgaatgaaaaaaagtaaatttttgaaaaaaataaaatcactatGCTATTGTACTGACAAATGTACCTGCTCTGttacaaacattttcaatttatttgaaCAGAATGGACAGTCAAATTAAGTTAAGTAACAAagtctccccccaaaaaagtaCTCACTGAGCTGGAAGGTCCACTTGTATGTTCTCGGGGAAGGAAAAGCATGCTTCTCCCTGTGTTTCTCCTTGTCCGCGTCTTTGCTGCTCGGAGACGTCACCCTGGCTGGAGACCGGGCCAGCTTGTTGGCCTTGGACACGCCGGAGTGCTTCACCGGAGTGCACTTGCTGGGGTTCTCAATGGCAGGAAGGTCTTCACTGTCGCTGCTGTGCCCTGCATTACAAGAACATGTGTTCAATTACACCACATCATTTCAGCACATGTGGGGCaaacagactgaaaaaaagagaaactcaCCTGCTCCATTCTTCTCATTTTTAGATGCTACACTGGTGCGTTTCTGGTTACGCTTCTGCTTCTTAGCGGACAAGCTGTTATTACAATCCATTGACCTCTTCTGACCTAAATTAAAAGGTaggaaaaaacaattttcaataACATCATTAAAACCATCagatattaaacatttaaactggaCTATTTGATCATAAACAGTACTTCAGTATGGCCAAAAGTTATGCTCCTTTtccaaataaaacacaatgtgcAATTCAGACAACATATTTGTCCAGATCGGGTGTGTCTAGACCTGGTCCTGGGAAGCTCATATCTAGCAGGAAAGAAATCTCTATAAAGACCTGAAACTATTTCCCATTGATCAGTTAAATTTACCAAATTAGTTCATTTACTGATcctcaagaaaacaaaatcaaaataccCTTCAACCTTCAAGAAGCAGAGCTCCCCTCCACAGAACAAATTTGTTTAATCAATAACATAAAAGTATTCATAGTCTTTAGAGAAAGAGGATTGGGGGTATCCCAAAACACTCATAAGTGGACTAGGGTACGGAGACCCTGATCTAGATAAATCAGCTCACACATGGCCAGATAGCAGACAGAAGTGGTGTCAGACTCACCCCTGTCTTTGCTGTCCCTTTCCTGGAGGGATAAACTGCAGTTGCTGGAGCTGGTGCTGGCATCAAACCCATTGGCAGACTCACTCTCACACAGGCCTTCCTGAGACTCTCCCGCGACACTGTCCACCTCGATCGTTGTGTCACTCTCGCTCTTGGTGCTGTGCGACTCGTCGGGGCTGGGAGCGGCAGCTGGAGAGGCCACTGGGAAGCCCTGCTGCGACCCGGCGGCCACATCCGCCAAGCTCAGAGCCCGAGACTTGTCGTCTACCGTCTCTTCGCTTGGGGGCTTCTCCTTCTCGTCCAGGTCATCGAGGTCAACCTCGTGACACATCAGGGCTTCAAGGCCAATCTGTGGCATGAGCTCTTCCTCCTCTTTCAGCTCACTTTCATCTGCAGGCTTTTCGGGACCGACTTCAGTCCCGTCTTTGACGGGTGGTACAACCTCCGGGGTGAGGGAAGGCATCTccattttatttacaatgtCATCCGGCAAACTGTCTTCACAGCCCCCCCTGAAGATGCCATCGacttccattttcttttcaggAGAGACAGTCTTCTGCTCCTCCCTCTTCTCCAAGCGTACCTTCTTGTCGGCCACCTGCTGCTCTCCAGCCTTCCTTTTCACCGGCCTTTTGTCCTCCTTGCAGACATCCTCACTGGCCGAGTCCGTGTCGGAGTCCTTCAGCTCCTGCTCAGCATCTTCCAAGGCTTCTGCGATTTCTGCCGGCTCTGCCTTCTCGGGCGTTAGAAGGCAGGTGTCTGTGCTCTCCGTGTGGTTGGTCGTGGGGGGCTTGCTCATTTCTGAACTGGGTTCCTTGGACCTGCTCCGCCTCCCCCTGGGTTTTGGGGATTTCTCTGTCTCCTTTCTGCCCGTCTCCTCCTCTTTCTGCTGCTCTATTGGTTTATCTTGCTCCAAGACCACATACTCCTCTGCCTGCTCTTCCTCCTCGGACAGCATAGGCGGCTCTCGCCTTTGTTCCTGGGGGCTTCTGGGACATTCCTGCTCCAGTTCGCGCTCCTCAGCGCTGCTTTTGTCATCCTCTGCCTCACCACCCTGTGTGGCGTCGGGGATATCTGCCCGGTCTGCTTTCTTTCCTGGAGTGTCCTCAGCTTCACTTTCTTCTGACGAATTACCAGAATCTTATAGGGAGAAATATTAGGATCAGTATCACAGCAAAAAGAcagcaacagcaaaaaaaatagttttccttCTATGGTAACACTGAATTAAAGATATATTGTAACCTAGTTCTTTTACTTCATTACTTATTCGCTTAATATAGTAAAAACAATGTACTAAGACAATTTTTGACCAATCGAACAAGTCAGACAACCCTGAAAAcgatattaaaaattaaagttgaTGCTCAAGTTTTGCAAGTGATAATTATGCCCAGTGCTTGATGttgactatttttaaaaaggaaagcaGAAAATAAGCCCTCTCAAATATATTTCTGAAATCCTTTGATTCTTTGATACTTAAATACTAAGAAATCACCCAATTAAAAGTTGTCGATAGCAGCACAAGAATGaagctttatttttacattcagGTTTAAGATCCAAAAAGACAATGAACCATGCTACTGAAACTATACACTTACTCTTCACAATGCTTAATAAGGAAAATAAGCCAAACGCTTTAATACTATTTGTGCTACATATcacattacagtatactgtaggtataataTCTAACTGATGGTCAACTTTTGTACACATTGTATAACTGTTTCCTAAAGGAATAATACTTCTCAAAGCTGTACCATTATAAATATCAGGAACTGtcgatttatttttttttccataaattgTCACAACTAACATATGAAATAAACACTTTCAACATGACCACAAGATAAATGTCATAAACAGTGACTTATTCATACCATTAATGACAGTATCATTAACACTGAAAAGGGATATGAACGGAAACAAGCTGAAACAGGAACAGTCAACTACTTCTAAAATATCGTTTTAATTAATATCTATCTGCAAATGTTTTAAGAGAGAACGTCCAGAACAGCAAACTGACAATTACTGAAAGGAAAAGGTTTTGGTTTTGAAGCCTGACTGTATCTTGCAGAATATCAGGCAACTTGTTGAAAGCATCGTGCACCTTCTCTCAGGCTGCcgccagctctctctcctactgGGAAGTGTCAGCAGAATAACGATCAAAAACACCACCGACCACAACTGGGCTGATTTCTCCCCTTTTCAATACTAGGCTGATATCTGCATACCTCCACCGATTTAGAGAACACTAATATTCtcaaaaataaatgtagagTAATTGCCCTTTCAGGAAATGTGCTTAGCCCAAATGTCTACTGCCCTGTGTTTCTAGAGTAAAAGAGGTCCTCTGCACCCTAGAAATATTCATCTGCATACAAACATGGTATTCCTGTGCTACTGAAGTATGAACCCGATGTTACGGCGAACAAGACCTTACCGTTGGATCCTCTATCAGAATCACAAGTCATTCCAGACGTCCGCCTTGTCCGCCTTCTAGGTGTTCCTATAAAAGAAAACGCATTTTGTGAATCCCACTCAGAGCTTTAGCAATTCTGAACCCAATTCCTTTAAGACCCTTAAgcagggaaaacaaaacatttcttcaaaaacatactTCTATTTTGTTATAAAACCAGCTCATTATAATTCTAGACTGTAAAATCATGAAGCTAACCAAACCAGAAAATTAAGCTGCTTGTTTcaggtttaaatttaaaagcttacTCTGTTGAAAACCAAGATTCCTACCTATAAACATGTGCTAAAACAACTCCAAACGCACGTCTTGGCGAACAGAGAGGCGGCCTTGCGACCCATTCAGGAACAACCGCGAACTAGAAAAATCAACACCCTTTCCGAACAGCGGAAAGCGCAAGCTAGAAAGCAGGAATACCTTCGACGCCATTGGGCAGCGCAGACGCATCGGAGAGGCGTGCGCTCTTGCAGCTGGCTCTGCCATCACTGCTGGGCGTTTTGGAGACACTCCGAGAGGAATTGGGAGGGGTGGACTTGAGGGGGGGCCGACCCCGTTTGGACTTGCTCTGTTTTTCctcctctttcttttcttccttcTCACCCTCATCTTTATTctaagaagcaaaaaacaacaattatttTGGAGAGGTGCAAAGGATTTTCGAGCTGACGGTTCCTTTAAAAGCATTCGCCGACGTCTGCACACCACCTCACCTTGACTCTCTTCTTCTGCTTCCTTTTTGTCCCACTTTTGTCCACCGGCCAGATAATTCTGTCAGCTTTCACCCACTCATCATACCTACACAACAAACATGGAAACAGCACTATGAAAGCCATTCATTCCAATAACATTACAAAGTCCCAAGGCTAGCAGCTAGCAACCAACTCCAAATCTCACTGCATGATGCCAGGAACATCAGAAGCATCAGTGTGCTTCTTGAGAAGAGCTTTACAAAGCGctgtgaaaagcagacatactAATACTAGGCCTTTTAACAAAGATCTACATCACTCTCCAGAAATGACAAGAACACAAATATATCTAACGCACAGCTTTGCTATTCAAGTGCCACTTGaattaatgctgaaagaaacacCCAGCTTTATGCTTACCTCACATTCCATCCATAATAGTGCACTAAGTACAGAACCTCTCCATCATCCATTTCAGTGTTCTTAATGTTGGCTTCATAGATTTTCTGAGTTTTCCCCCGgccatattttacttttactttagtCCCAGTGAGGCAATGATCCTCCTCCCCATCCTCTTCAGCCTCCTCTTtgttctctctctcacccctggATAAAGAAAAGTGAGACTGATGAATGGATGCAGGGGCCTGTGTGCTAATTCTGCCTGGAAAGGTGACTTTTCCCTCTGTTCTGCTGCTAAACTCGCACCTCCACACAGCATTTTAATGCTCATTTACACGCCTGTCTCACTTCTTACACCATTCTTTGTAGCATATTGCTGTCACAAAGGGAATGGCCAACAAAAACACTTTATCCACTTTCTCGGTCCTAATGCGTAGAAAGAACAGGTACATAAATGTTTCGTCGAGAGAATAGGCTACCTACGGAAGACTGAACATTTTCtgccatttaaaaatgtgcCTTTTTATTCAGATTGGGTTAAAATCCCAAATCGCACTAGATAGCACAACCTCAATGGCTACAACTGTTAAACTGCATCATCATTCAATAATCCAATTGGATGAAGTAGTTCTACTGCAAGTCACAGAAATCTTAAGTGACTTAAataaaaagcactgaaatcGGTGATGAAGAAATCCAGACTGCGGTgccaattaatacattttttctgctttttccaCACCGGAACATTAAATAAACCTGCTGTGTGCATGCCCTTTATTTTCTCAACAGAGAAAAGTGAAGTAGTGCAGTGACCTCTCTATCGGctttcctctctcctcctcctcctcctcctcctcttcttcttcctcttcatcctcctcctgctgctgctcgtCTTGCTCCTCCTCCTCGGACTCCCTGTCCGACTCCTCCAGCCTCCTGCTCCTCCGCTCTGCCTTGGCTCTCGGCGGCCCTCTCTTCCCGGGAATCTCGCTCTCCTGCCGGTCCTTCTTCCCGTCTCCCACCTCGTCCGCTTGCTCACTTTCCTTCACTCGCTCCAGTTTGATGGCATCTTTTCCTTCAGATCTGACAGGGGTCACCGTGCACCTCCTCCTCCCCTGCAGAAGGAGAAACTTGCACATGAATGACTGTCAAATTCATCACGGCATCTGTAGCAGCTACAGTGAAATGTGACCATTTAAATGTGCACAGAAAGCATTTCACAAGGCACAGAAAGCATTTCAACATTTGTCTTACAGTCTCAAAAGCATTCTATAATATCTGTACGCAATTATGCAAATATTATTCATGCGATGTGATTATTTTTATCTATGAACGAAGTAGTACAGACTCCTGCACAGATTCACCGCTACCCTCAGTCTTTTTGATTCAACTTGCAATATTACTTGAAGTCAAAGCACGGTAAAAAGTCAAAcctcttaaaatgaaaaatacatgtgCTGTTCGAACTTACGTTTCACTGCCTCCTAATTTAACACCGGGGTAAAGATACCATAACGCTTACAGACTatggaaattaaaaaacaaaacaaaaacaacaatccCAAAAGTAGCCTGAAATGGTTTAACACCGACTACAGCATCAAGTATTTTCTTGTTCTCTGGAAACAAGAAAAACCTCCTGACCCTGGGGTAGCGGATTTCCTTCTGCTCCTCTTTTTCACTCTCGCTGCTGGAGTCGGACTCTTCTGCCAGGGGCTTCTCTTCTCCTCCAGTCAAGGCCTCTTCTCCCACCGCCTCTTCCTGGTCTTCggacacctcctcctcctcctccagatcCTTCTCTACTTCCGTCACATCAGCCTTTTTCTCCACTTTGACTGCGGGCTTGGGATCATTGTGATGGATGGTCCTGAACTCTATACACGCTGATCGGCAGTACTCCTCAAACCCATAGAGGTACCTGCGTGGCAAAAGAGGATTGTACACCATGAAACTGCAGGACAGAAGAACGGAAACGTACTTCATCGCAACAAGAGCTCAACAACTGCAAGAAGCAAACTTAACATCAGAAAGAAATGAGAATAGACAAGATATACTCGATTTGAAGGGCCTGggaacaagtattctgctattatGCAGAATTTCGATAGTTCGTTATGATTTAGTTATTGGAAAAACACCAGGATGGAAAAGGCATCTATACACAGGCAGATTCAGATTTTCTTTCGCATTATATATATAGATAGGCATTCGCAATTAGTAATTCACTAACTACTTGAAATATGAGTGGTAAGAGTCTACATttacaacaaattaaaatgtattacgaATTCGACTTACTTCCTGTAGGCAGTCTTCACATTGTAAGAGGCGGCAGAGTTCAGAATAGGAATCCCAAGGTCCATATAGATTTGTTTCCACACTGCACCACTTTCAATCTGCAATTATCCATCAAACAAGTTGTAAACTAGCTGTAAAAGTAAACTAATGACATGTAATACTTATGtttagacattaaaagcatttacACATTCCAAAAACCTAGCATTTTCAGCTGCAACAATTTCATGACCGAGAAAAGTGATGATCTTATGCAGCaggtgcactgacattttattgaacaaacaACTTCGGTAAATTCATTACACTGATTAACATCAGTCATCAATGAGATGTCTACTGTGACACTGTGGCATGTGTGATCATTACAGCAAAAGGGACAACATCAGTGAATcatgctttgcaccaggttgTAGTCTTAAGGGATTCTGCTCCATTCCTCTCATAGATTATGTACAAGCAGGAGCATGTTCACTAGTCTAGGAGCAGTAGTTGTCTCACATCCTAGCTCAACCCACAAATGTCCAATGGCAAGCAGGGCATCGATAGCTTAACTCTCACATAACTGTCACAGGCTCTACTGTCTTGATAAGTGGCGCATATTGGTTCCTTTATTTTTCTCACCAAGCTTGACATTTGGAAGATTAAATCCCTTTCGCCTGTTCCCAAGCAACTCTCTCACTACTGTGGTGATTTGGCATGCAACAGTTGTAAGACACCAAGGAGTATCACAGTCAGTAATGAATAATCAATTGATGAAAATGATACCATGAAcatgtaatcaatacacaaccTGCATGATTTAGTTTTCACAAAGCACACATGTATAGAGTGAGAGTTTCATTAAATGTTCAGTATGCAAAAATCTAGTCAATCAAGTTGCACAAATGCACATTTCACTCACATTGTCACATCCTCCTTGATGATACACCAGCCTGAAAAGCTTGAAGAGGTTCAGATCCTTGTAGCCAAGAACAGGGGGCTTATTAATTGGAGTCCCTGTGAACCACAAACATTGGACATTGCTTTACCTAACATTTATATTACATGAGCAGGGGCCACAGGCCAACAGTGGCCCAGAATCCAATTCATGCCAAGTGACAAAGCTGTGGGAAAAATCATTGCTGATTCATGTTAAATGTGTGCTTTGAAAAACTGTGGAAAAATAGCACTGAGCCATCTTCACAACAAGCATTTTGTAGGTAAAAAACGCCAAGAAAATTGCTTGGCAGCATTTTGTAACCTACGGTTTACGTCGATATGCTGTCGATGAAGTCAGGAATTTAATTTCAGGGATTTCAGAAATTTTACCTTTCAACACTTGATATTTTGTTAGGGGGCTGTAGAAAGTGCCATGCACTGCAAAGAATTCGAGGTGGCAACCTATTCATCTTTCATCGTGCTGCCATAACGACCCACAATCAAGTGAAATGACATTCTTAAGCCTGCAGTATCTAATTACGAGAGCCCAAGTAAAGCATTAACCTCAACCCAGCGAGTCAAACCCAAGCCAGCTGATCTGGCCGTCAGTGGCTTGCAAGAGTCAGGAAGTCCCGAGCAGACCTTACCTCTGTCCTCCATGAACTTGTAGAGCTGCTGCAGGAAGTGGTCTCTTTCCTCAGGGTCAGGCTCCTCTTCTGGCTGTAAACAAACAAGCACACAAGTCACACCCGCCTGCCATCATCCTCATCATCAGCTTCATCCTCACTTGCACTCAAGAACTGTACTTCTGCCAGAGTCTCAGCACAAGTACACTTAGAAAAGCAGGCAGGCAGAAGGCCCTTTCTCTCAGTAAAATGCACGATCCTGCTAAAAGGTGTATTCTGCATTTTGTACAAATCCTTTCACAACAGCACTGGAAAGGAAAACAGGTTTTACTTACTTTAAAGAGACAAGAAGGTTACAGAGTCAAACAGTTGCTGACAATAGTGAGCAAGCTCTCCAATGAGATAAAAATGGCTGCAATTACCTGAAATACTGAACTCATCTTGCAAATTAATCACAATCAGGGATGTTTTCCCCCTTTCATCTGTATAATACACTTAGTCTAAATAATTCAGCGACAGTACTAATGTGTTACAGCTATTTTATAGCCAACACATAACAgttttttcaaaagcattttaagGAATATTAACATATTAGAGGTCTGTAAAAATGACTTTGCTTTAGAGCCAGAGAAAGTTATCCAGTTCCTTCTAAGGCAGTATTCCATATACATTGTAAGCTGACTAAAGTGCTTTCCTTTAAAGCCTGAAGATTCAGAAGACATGTGCGGAGTGAATTTATAATGAAGAGAGTATCATGACAAATCAGAATACAATTCAAAGATGAAtaatgcattacaaaataaaaggcaGACAGCTACACTTTTGGTCTAAAAATACCAACTGCATAAATAACGTCGTTAAAGTCTGTCAGCACAGTAAAACACTGTGCTTACAATGGTTTCCCAAAGGACGGGGATATTAGCATAACACACTTCCACCTTCTTTACAAAGGCCCCTTGCTTTGTTGTGGGTTTCTTTGTGTGAAATATGTCTCATACTCCACAGACCAAGGTCAATATCACAACACCCAAGAGGAAACTTCACACAAGCCCCACAGTGACTCAACGCTCAGGACTTGTCAGGACACTTTGCTTCCTCACTAACCTATTTGTTCAGGTGGGACAGAAATCCACAGGTCACCGAACGGTGGGCAGGGTGCACTAAGACCTTTGGCTTGTAGCTGTGTGATAAGCGCCCTCTAGAAAGCTGCTCCTTGTTTTGCTGCCTATTCCACATGCTCACCAGGACTGCTGCAAAACTCAGTCCACACCACCGCTATGATCCACCCACACTCACTCTGTACTTCGCAACGAAGGCACAGGAACTCCTAAGCCCTACGATAAAAAGAGGGCTCCCGAAAGGCGTGACCAGGTAGTGTGCTCCCTGCACTACGCCCCTGTCTGACAGCCACTGGGACTGCCCCAGCAGCTGGGGAGAGGGCTGGGGGCGACCCGCCTCTTGTGACGACGCCAGTGACTGACGCGCCCCTCTTCCGGCGACTGCTCAGCAGCCTGTTATGTCCCTGCAGAGCTCGTAAGGAAGGGGGGCCAGAGGAGCACTTCCTTGGTCCCTGGGTGGACACCAGTGTCACTGTCGGGAGCCCAGACTCACACACCTGGCAGCTCCAAACCAGGTGGGTGCTAACAAAACCAGCACTTCTACactaggaaaaaaaagcatgaaGAGTTACTTTTATTGTTCAGACTAGAAGCTACAGggaatttgtttttgtataatTTAGTGAATACAATAGCTAGAATTAATATACAGATTGTCTTAACTGTTCAAACGTTGCTCAGCATGTttcaaatcaaatattttaggggaaaaagaaaaaaaaatacaattttacgaAAAATTGTTAAGGCTTTACAGCACCCGAGAAGAGAGCTGATCAGATAGCCAAGAGAAATGAGACATCAGACTGACTTCAGCACAATCTGCGAAACCATTCTCAAAATATCATCATGTCAGCTCTTGTTCTGCAAGACTAGGTAATACTGTAAACAACATCTCATAACATTAGATTCAGTTTTGAACATATAGAATGCATTACTTGATTTGCTAAAACACAAACCCAAAATTTTCAGCTGCAGTAATTTTGCACCTCAGGTCTGTTCTAAAGaactcaaaatgttttgtaacaCATTGAGTTCTGCTGCACCTCCAAAACTTCTACAAAGCCTCTTCAGACCCACAACACCTTAAATACACAATAGGGCATTAAAAACCAACAATCCAACCCTACTATATAGCCGTGAACCTTGAGTGAAACATTTTTCTACTATTGACTAAACACAAACCTCACAAACATGAATACATAAAGGCAAAATTAGTATTAATTGAGAAAAAATACCTTTTTACAATGGCAATTCTGCTAGTGAAGtacatttctttgaaatacGTGCCAAGTACTTTGAGCATACACCAATGCAAACACCAAAGACAGAAAAAACTCTTTCCAACAATGGAAACAAAACCTGTTCCAATTATGTTGTAAATAATTAACACACAAAGACGACAGTTTTGGTTTCAAATCCTTCACAGTAATGTGGGGTCAAAACTTACTTCTGTGAGCAGGAAAACCAAATTGAGCCTCCCAATTTTAAACACAGTGCTACATGGCTACACTTCTCGTTTCTGAAGCTGCACGTCTGCAGCAAATTAAACATCAAGTGAGGAAAGCAAGTCTGACTGCCTCGTTTAAAGGCAGCTGGCAAACACCCACAGGCAGGAAGCCAAGCTTCAGCTAAGCTCTCCTATCTTTAGAGCATGCTCTCAATGAAAGCCAGCAGTGTGTTGCCATGGAAACGCTGTCGGAAGCCATGTGTACAACCATTCTGCCTGGCTCGGAGAACAGGAAGAATAAGCTCTATTGTTGTTTTCTGTAGCTCAAACATTTTCACAGACTACAGCAATTCGGGAAACTAGAGTACGGGTATTTGACCAAGACATCAATTTCTGCGTTTTAGAAAAGCAGACCCAAACATTgtgttaaaggaaaaaagaaacttcTATTGAGAAGacaatgcaaaaacattttttagcaAACCCACTTCTAAAAACACCTAAACTCATACATGATACAGTTCACCCACTGAAAATTATCCAACACTTATCTAAAACCTTGTAACACAGCTAAGTTCATTTGCAGCCTTTCATCATTTGTGGCTCTCGTTCAGCAACTAGAAATAAACCAAATAGAAAGTAAAAAGTAGAGGAATCCAAATACGCCAGCTAGATACCAATACcactcatttttatttctataaagAAGTGCAAAAACATTTAGGCCGCTTTCACAAGTACCCCAATACCCAGTAATTCTTGATTTCCCTTTTTGACACCTCACCAGCATCCCTCGTTAGCCAAACTCGCAGAACGTGTTGTTACTGCGACACCTCATCAAGCTTCAACGCGCTATACAGCAAGCACAGATGAGTCAATATAAAAAGGGGGGTCTTGAGATTCAGGACACtcagcacattttaaaatccTACCTCTTCCACTTCTACTTCCTTCTCTTCATCATCCTCACTGTCCCTTCGTCCCCCATCTTCTTCATCGCTACTTGAGGACTCCAGGATCTCACTCATATCCATCTTCCAGCTTTCAGGGACAGTTCGAGCCTTCAAGAAGAGCTGTGCTTCTTCATGCCCTAGAACGAAGGCAGAACATCACTGAACTGGTCCTTCAAGTTACACAACCACACCAAAGCCACCAGTAATGCTGTACTCTACCTCTCTTAGTGGAATACTCTGGCTTGGATATGCTGTTAGCATCCAGCTCATGGACGTCTTTTCTTGCCACTGtgtaactgaaagaaaaagaaacaggagaGTAGATTTATGCTGGTGATGCTGTTGAAcacaaagactggaaaagaaaactgaagaacTCAGGACACCAGTATAACAACCATTCAATCCCACTTACTGCAGAAGAGCTTACTTCACCTTGTTTGCTTTTCAATAGTACAGACTGAAGACAAATTAATATTATGCATTCACAGAGATTCTCGGTCTCACAAAGATTGTTAATACTTCATTGAGGATTATGGTGTAAAACCATTCAAAAAGGATTTATCTATGGTAGCAACACAATGAGTcaactttttaatttaattacagaAACGGC
It encodes the following:
- the arid4a gene encoding AT-rich interactive domain-containing protein 4A isoform X3, coding for MKAADEPAYLTVGTDVSAKYRGAFCEAKIKTVKRLVKVKVLLKGDNTSQVVQDDQVKGPLRVGSTVEVKSPDGLFHEGVISKLTDASWYTVVFDDGDERTLRRTSLCLKGERHFAESETLDQLPLTNPEHFGTPVIGKKTNRGRRSSLPVAEDEKEEESSEEEDDDKRRLNDELLGKISCVQSSSDKTASYIALVISPSCSDDLAIKKDQCLVRSFADSKFYTVARKDVHELDANSISKPEYSTKRGHEEAQLFLKARTVPESWKMDMSEILESSSSDEEDGGRRDSEDDEEKEVEVEEPEEEPDPEERDHFLQQLYKFMEDRGTPINKPPVLGYKDLNLFKLFRLVYHQGGCDNIESGAVWKQIYMDLGIPILNSAASYNVKTAYRKYLYGFEEYCRSACIEFRTIHHNDPKPAVKVEKKADVTEVEKDLEEEEEVSEDQEEAVGEEALTGGEEKPLAEESDSSSESEKEEQKEIRYPRGRRRCTVTPVRSEGKDAIKLERVKESEQADEVGDGKKDRQESEIPGKRGPPRAKAERRSRRLEESDRESEEEEQDEQQQEEDEEEEEEEEEEEEERGKPIERYDEWVKADRIIWPVDKSGTKRKQKKRVKNKDEGEKEEKKEEEKQSKSKRGRPPLKSTPPNSSRSVSKTPSSDGRASCKSARLSDASALPNGVEGTPRRRTRRTSGMTCDSDRGSNDSGNSSEESEAEDTPGKKADRADIPDATQGGEAEDDKSSAEERELEQECPRSPQEQRREPPMLSEEEEQAEEYVVLEQDKPIEQQKEEETGRKETEKSPKPRGRRSRSKEPSSEMSKPPTTNHTESTDTCLLTPEKAEPAEIAEALEDAEQELKDSDTDSASEDVCKEDKRPVKRKAGEQQVADKKVRLEKREEQKTVSPEKKMEVDGIFRGGCEDSLPDDIVNKMEMPSLTPEVVPPVKDGTEVGPEKPADESELKEEEELMPQIGLEALMCHEVDLDDLDEKEKPPSEETVDDKSRALSLADVAAGSQQGFPVASPAAAPSPDESHSTKSESDTTIEVDSVAGESQEGLCESESANGFDASTSSSNCSLSLQERDSKDRGQKRSMDCNNSLSAKKQKRNQKRTSVASKNEKNGAGHSSDSEDLPAIENPSKCTPVKHSGVSKANKLARSPARVTSPSSKDADKEKHREKHAFPSPRTYKWTFQLIGTAELDSMTSTERITFLQDKLQEIRKYYMSLKSEVASIDRRRKRLKKKEREVSHTTASTSSGSSDTGMSPSSASPTQNTVAVECR